The Meriones unguiculatus strain TT.TT164.6M chromosome 19, Bangor_MerUng_6.1, whole genome shotgun sequence genomic interval ATTTTTAAGagggttagatttttttttttttaaaaaaaaaaagatttcatgttTTTACtatccttttatttaaaatagtcatCTAAACAGTGCTgtaacatttcctttttttttttttttctttagatataACGAGGACCTGGAACTGGAAGATGCCATTCATACAGCCATCTTAACCCTGAAGGTTAGCGCAGCATCCACCAAGTAAATGCAAACTGTTCTTTCTAATGAACTACTTATGAAATTgaccattttccttccttccttaattaGGAAAGTTTTGAAGGGCAAATGACAGAAGATAACATAGAAGTTGGGATCTGCAATGAAGCTGGCTTTAGGAGGCTCACCCCAACTGAAGTGAGGGATTACTTGGCTGCCATAGCATGAAGAAGATGCCTGGACAATCTAGATCTCACAGTCCATCTACTTACACGTGTTTAAAGTATGTTTTGTTTGTGCGGACTTATTTCTACATGGTTTAATggattcacatttttaaaataatagtcaTAATAAACTGTTAAAATCAATTTGTAggttcctatttttttttttttaagagagaatgACAGgctcttaaagatttatttatttattacttatacagtgttcctcctgcatgtatgcctgcacaccagaagtggTGACCAGAtcgcattatagatggttgtgagctaccatgtggtttctgggaattgaactcaggaactttgaaagagcagccagtactcttaaactctcagccatctctccagtcccccaatTTTGTAGTTTTTAACAATAAAACTTGCACATGCTTTCTCATTTCATCATACATTGCAAAGTAGAATGATAAAATCActcttcatatatttttattagatCTTATTGTCCCCTTTACTGCCAACTACAACTCtggtttttaatataaaagacaGCTCTGGTTTTTAATATACATCATGGCTTTTAGACCTATTGATAAATTCATGAACTAGGCTAGGAATGTGTTCAGCGTGTTGGGTGTGATCCGTGAGGTCCTGGAGTAGTCTGCAGTGGTACTATAGCAAGGGAGTGTTAAACCAAATCCGTCTCCTTCAGTAAACAAAGCATGGTGTGCTGTTTGCTTCTCCATCTCATGTAGATAAACTGTAAAAGGATTCCCTAGATTATGGTAGAACTTTCGTAAGGGTAAATAGAAATACTGGTAACTAAATACTAAGGTCAGAGCTGCACCTCCCTCTGTAAGGTCCTTCGAAGCAAGCAAGTAGTTGTAAAAGCATGGTGCattattttaattggatttcccccacccccaggcatcTTAGGGTAAAGACACTCTTATAGAACAGGCTGTTTATGAATGTTATTATCGATATGAAGAGGTAGACAGTTTAAATGTAATGTATGGTGTAATAATTGAAAAGATTTTGACCAACATTAGGTAAAATTTAGAAGTAGCTTTAGAATATTTTCGACAGGGTATGCTGTTTATATTCTACCATTACTATATCTGTATCTTGTTAGTGGGAGGCAGTGACATTTTAAGAGATGGGAAGGTAGCACCTTGACCTTCAGGAGTTACTCATGTATTTATTGCATGTCCATGGTTTGTGTATGGGCACGTGTGCATGTGGGTACCAGTGATTGATGCTGGGTGCCTTGTATGGTTATAGTGTACCTTCTGTTTTTTGACATTGTCTGTCACTTGATCCCAGAGCTTGTGTGCTCTGTAGATGCCATCTCTACCTTCTGAATGCTGCCACTAAAGCTGTCCCTCCTGTCTGTGGGTACTGTTTATCTATCCTCCAGTTCTCACACTGCACTGCAGGTGCTTGAGCTGTGAGCGTTACCCTGCACTGCTCTTCTACTTTAGGCTATGTCttgaggggttggagagatggctcattggtcaAAAACGTTCATTTGCTCTTACAGAGAATTtggattcagttcccaacacccacaaccatctatacctccAATTTCAGAGGAGCTGAAATCCCCTTCTGACCTTCGtgagcaccaggcatacacacatgcacagacatacatggaacTTTTAACTTAATAGCTGGCTGAGTGTGCAAAGAAATTAGAGCTGTTCTCAATGTATGGGCCGTGAGATCCCTTTGGCTGTTAAACCACCCTTTCACAGAGTTTGCCCAAGACTTTTagaaaacatatttacattatgattcacaacagcagaattacagttaagtagcaacaaaaataatttgggAGATTAAGAACTACTGAATTAGAGGCTTTTTCCActcccttttttgggggggtgaagTGGGGCAGCGGTTTAAACTTGATATTGTAGGTGAAAAGACAGATTTCTGTTAGCTGCTATTCAATTTGGTTAGCTCTCTAATgttcaatattaaaataaaatttaaaaagagaatgtcTGGTGGCGGTTATCCATGCTTTTCATCCTAGCATTCAGAGGCAGAGACCTGTGCatctctgagattgaggccagaATGCTTTATAGAGCTACAGGGCAACCAGGAATACACAGGAAATCCTGGGTCCAAAACCACCAGAAGAATGTCAACATTTATAAATCAAAGAGAGGAAAGCAAAGGTACATAGGACAGGAAAAGTGCCAATAGGTGCAGCAGAGGCCCTTCTGCAGAACAGAGAGGTGAGAAGTAACTGAAGCAGATTAGATTCAGGGTCAGCTTTCTTGTGCCTCCGTTAAATGCAAAGCTGCCAAAACTCCATTTCCTTTGTGCACAGGACTGAACAAAGTAATTCTCATTGGCCTTTGTCCTAGTTGTTCTAGAAATCCATTCTTTGATGTAGGGACCCACTGAATCCTCAAATACTCAAACCATTTTAGGCTGGTggattttagtttcttttaatCTTGTGTATTATGTTCCCAGTGTTCATAGCTTCTCCCAACATTTGTTTCAATTTGTATCTGAAAGAATTTTCTCTTAATTCCTTACCATGAATTTTGCTTTGTAAAGTTACAAGCAGAGAAACATGGCTATTACTAAAATTTACCTACATGGAGGCCAGGTAAAAGGGGACTTGAAAGGAAAAACTGGTTTATAATGGGGCACTAAGCACTTTAAGAAATTTTTGGATTTTCACTGACTGTTGGTACTTAACCTAACTCATTTTCCTCTTCTCCAAAGGGCCCCACTAGGGAAGCACGATGCTGCCAGGCTGCTAGAACTACAGGGAAGCTTCCTCTTTATTGTCCTTCCCCATGGCTCTTAATATCCAGGGTTCCTGTGAGATGTAATCTGAAATGAAATCTAAAATGTATAGAACTGTTCACATGGCAGTATGTCAGAACTTGTCTACAAGCTTTTCAACTCCCCAAGTCTAACCTCTGCCCCACAGGAAAGAAGAGCAAACTGATGCTCACTGGAAGGGGCTGGTACTCTCCTTGGATTAGAATCTTAATTTTCTGGTAACCAGTCCAATGGCCCTTTCGTTACTTACAGTTCTTACCTGTAACAACATGCTTTCGCTCTGTGGCTTCTGgaattttctttcatctttctgaaGTTTCACAGTGATTTTATTTGCCGTTTGgtgagctttttgttgtttgtttaaatatgGAGTGCTTCTGGAATTTGTGTCCTCTTGATCACCCCAGTTTTAGTTAATATACTGCCGAAGGGAGAATATTTGCTAAGTTTAACATTCATTTCATTGAACACCCAAGTAGGTCCTTCACTACAACAATTAAAAATGTTCAGCTGGGTACTGTTGGTGTAAGCTGTAGGGCAGACATAATCCTTgcagaaacaagcagatctcagggaggccagcctggtctacctaaccgagtccaggacagccaaggctacacagagaaaccctgtctcaaaaaaaaaaaaacaaaaaacaaaacaaaacaaagcaaacaaattaaaacttttctttgtaaatactttagtatatttaaaattttccttttaattttcttgattATGGACCTAAAGTTTCTGTTAAGTGAATATCTGACTCTTGGATTTTGCTCTTTTTCAATCTCTTACTATACTTTCTAGTCTGTTGATGTTTAAAATTTGAGATACTGGCTTTACTTTGAAGAGCTGTTTCCTATACTATGCCTCCAGCCCTTAAATGAAGAAGCTTATTTGAGGGCCAGAGTAACCGGTCCAGTTACAAggtatgtatttaaaaaaactCCTGTGCCAATTCTGTCCTCCAAATTCCAAACGGAAGAATGTTTGGAATTGTTGAGTTTGAAAGAGTGTGGTGCCTACCTACTTATTGTAGATTGTGAATGTCAAGATTTCtttggaggttttttgtttttcactgtttAGAGGGGAAAGGTGGAAGGGATGAGTAACGGAAGATGGGAGCACCCAGAGGagcaacattttaataaaaaaacttGGCACTTCATAATGGTGCCTATCTTTTGTTGGGCTTTAATCTAGCACCCTCGTTTACCTACAACACCATAAACTTATTTCTGGGGAAGTATGAAGAACAGGCCAGCTGTACCAAATGGAAGAGGGAACTCTCTTGTGTTCTCaatgaagtttttttgtttgtttgttttcttttaagaaatcTGTTTTtagcctaggaacctgccacagagggcctctgaaaggctctgccctgcagactatcaaagaggctgagactttatgaccaactgttgggtagagtgcttggaatcttatgtaagaagtgggaaatagtaggttatggagaggacaggaactccacaaggagagcaacagaactagaagatttgaacacaggggtcttcccagagacccatactcccaagtatcaggcatggagataacctagaacccttgtgcagatgtaatccatggcaatttagtgtctaagtgggttacatagtaatgggaagagggactgtctctgacataatctgattggcctcctctttgatcacctccccctgaggggggagcagccttaccaggccacaaaagatgacaatgcagccactcttgatgtgatctgatagactaagatcagaaggaagaggaggacctcccctatcagtggacttggggaggggcatgcatgaagaaggggtagggagggtggtaccgggagggaaggagggaggggcttatggggggatacaaagtgaataaagtgtaaaaagtaataatataaaaaaaagaaaaaatctgtttttaattccGATCCCCATCTAGACACCTGAAGTTCCAAAGCCCTTCTGAAATTTGTGTTTGATAAACCCTGCCGGCTGTTTTAGGCTTTGCTGGAGGCATTTATAGGGGGTGTCCGTGTTTAAGTAACTTGTATGTGGCTCGGGAGCAAAATACATCTATCTACCTTTCAGTTTAGGACAAAATAAATCAGTGTGTAACATATGTGGACTAGCATTGGCTGGAGTAAGCACTGGATGAAATACTGCTCCTGTCTTAATATGCAGTTACTCCCATCCTTCAAGGAGCGCTTAGGAGCCAggatagaagaaaaagatgaCAACTGAGGTCTAATATTTAAAATTAGGTTTGCTTTCTCAAATTTTTTTCTGGGTAGTTTTGGACACTCCACTTGGCTAAATATCCCTAGCTACGCAGTTCTCTGCCCTGTTCGGTCAGGCAGCACATTTAAAGGCTCCTAGGCAAAGGCCAGGATGGTGCAACTAAAAGTGCTTCCGAGTGGCGTTTGGAGCCTGACGACTCTCCGGTTTTCACTTTGTTAAAAATAACCAAGCCTGAGAGGCAAAGAAGTTTTAGTATTCAGGGCTCAGTGAGAGCGAGACCCAGCCCTTCACTCTCTGCTCGCTGAGAGCTCAGCTTTCCGTTCCGCTGGTGGCCGAAGCCCGGTGCCCTCAACAAACATGGCCGCCGCGCCGCCGCCTGGGACCCGGCGTTCACCCGGCCGGAACCACGTAATGCCGGAGGCGGGACCCAGCGGGCGGAGTGCCTCTCAGCCCAGCAAGGTGAGGGCTGGCTGCTGAGCTGTCCCTGCATACTACCTCTGTGTGCCCTCGCATTGTGTGCATGGGGTCTGGCGCTGCTGGTGAGGACCCGGGGACTGAGGGAGCGAGTGGGGAATAGAGGGAggtggaaagagagggaggagctgggCCGGGTATCCGGGCAGGAAGGGTCAGTTCTGCGTCTTCCCTACTCTGGCCTCTAAGCACTGGGCCAGCTGGAGCCTGTTTGATCCGGACCTGTTGGGCCAGGCTCAGCTATGCAGCTGGACGTACCGGGATGGGACCCGTACCCACCCAGAAGCACCTCACCCCTGGCCCTCCCACCCTGCCATTAGTCCAACAGCCAGCCTGGCCACCATAGTGTGCTCTTCCGAGTCCTTCTTCCAGCTTTTCCTTCAGAATGGGAACAGGAGGCAAGTTGGTTGTCCCCTTTGTTCCTGTAAAACATGCTAAGTTGACATCACATGCAGAAAGCAGGCCGTCTTGATTCCTTGGCACccagactctggaaatcaacagACAACTCCTTAAAAGACTGTCTATCCCGTGAGGATAGACTTTAGTCCCAGTAtttggagagcagaggcaggaggatttcaggACCATCAGGGTATGAAGAGAAGCACTGCCTGAAAAGGCCCaggaaacaaaaaacagtgaaggAGGCAAAGGAGGTGAGGGACCCCAGTGTGGTCAGATTGGGAGCGATTCTTGTTTGGACAGTTTGTGGGATTTTTTAATGTTAAACAgttgtttttacatttaaaaaatcaattagttttttgagaatttaataTCACGTGTTTTGTTCATAGTCACCCTAGCTCCCACAACTAGTCCCAGATCTACCTCCTCTTATCTACCCATCACCACCCCTCCAAGACCAGTTTGTGCTGCTCAAGTAGTCTTGAATGTGTGGGCTTCCACTGGAGAGTGGGTGACATACTAGAGGCTACACTCTTAAAgaagactgcctctgcctctccaagcaGCTAAAAATCGCCAATAGTTGCCTGGCTATGGGAGGATTCTGGGCCCAGTTTCTCTTTCCAAGCTGGGTGTTGATTGGTCTGGCTTGGGTGTGCACAAGTTTTGTGGATGCGCTCACAACCCATGTGAGTTCATATATACAGCTGACTCGCTGTGCCCAGAAGAGGTTTCCTTGTGGTcatctaccacctctggctctttacagtctttcctcccctctttccgcaatgctccctgagccttgtgAGGGTGAACATACATGTGTTACGTATGTTCTTTCAGGACTAAGAGTTACATGCAGTCTTTTATTCTCTGCACCTGGGTCAGCTGTGGGCATTAAGTACGTGTTAATAGCCATCTACTATAAGTAGAAGCTGCTTAGATGAAGGTTGGGAGGTACATTTATCTGTGGGTACAATGATGTCAGTTTTATACTACCTATTGAGCAGCATAAAGCAGTAAGTTTTCCCTCAGGTCCTGTGATCTGCCTGGTGTAGGTTCTTAGCCTAATAATGATGCCAGGTGTGGGCTTCATCCTGTGGGATGGGACTTAATGCTACCATAAAGTGGCTGGTTACTCCCATGGTATTGATGCGCACTAGTGGGCATATCTTGCCAGGCCACTCATAATTCTAACTCCAAAGAGTCAGAGCTGGGTATCATTGAAGGTTACTCTTCTCCCCTGTTAGCCTGCATAATGCCTTGCAGAACCACGAAAACTAGATAGTAGGGGTGAAGCCTCCATGTCTGTACCAGCTCAAATTGTTCTATGGCTCAGATTGGTGGTGTTCTCAGCGTAGGTTTCCATGCGTCTTTTTTGAAATGTCTTTAGTGTTATTTTTCCCCTCACACACTTCCTCCTCTATACTACACTTAACTCTCACCCCAGTTTAACCCTTCCTGTTCCATTTTCCCCTTTAACCCTTCACAACAGCgtattctttctcctcctttaaaGCTCCTCCCCTGGCCTCTTAGTAATGTTCTGATCTCTATGGCTgttttcaattctttatatattctagacacTAACCCTCTGTCAGGTGTATAGATGTTAATTTTTCCCCCATTTTGTGGGCTGCCTGTTTGCTCAAGTAATGGCATCTTTTGCTGTATAGAAACTTTTTAATTTCAGGTTTCATGTATTAATTGTTCTTAATGTCTGTGCTATAAAGGTTCTGTACAGAAAGActtttcctatgccaatgagttccagtaTGTTCTATATTTTCCCCTTTATCAGAGTTAGGATATCAGATCTGAGGTTGAGGTCCTTGATTCATTCGTAGTTGAGTTTTGTGTAAGGTGAGAGATAATGATCaagtttcattcttctgcattagctttccagtttgaccagcaccatttgttgaagatgttttattttctccagtTTACATtgttgacttctttgtcaaaatcaaatgGCTTGAGGAGTGGGAGTTCATGTATGGGTCCTCAGTTATTTTCCATTGACCATGAGTTTCTTTTTTGCTAGCACTATGCTGTTGTcattactatggctctgtagtataacttgaaatctGAAATTATACCTTCagcatttcttttgttgtttagaATTGTTTTTGCTGTCGTGGGTTTTTTGCAGTTCCATATGATATTTaagattgtttttctttcaaattatgtaaagaattgttttggaaatCTGATGGGGAGTGTGTTGAATATAAGTGGTTTGCTTTGGTAGGGTAATAATTGTCACACTATTAATCCTACCAACCCTTGATggtctttccaacttctgatatcttcagtatgttttttcagcattgaaactttttttgtttatttaataattttatacagTATATTTCTATCATCTTTCCCCTCCAAGATatgccttccctcccctcccacctaACTTTGTGTTCTAGCAAAACAACAAAGTACACAAAAATCAtggagtggtttttttttttttgttggttaaCTATTTATGAATGTAAAGCCTGCCATGGAGTTTGGATGATATACACAGtgtcactccattgaagaaaactgatatTCTCTCTCCCAGCATAAAtaaattgcaaatagcttcttggtaaGGGATAGAACTTTGAACTTTGTACATACTTTCAtgccgtttttgttttttgttttttgtttttttctggcttGATTTTtataggtcttgtgcatgctgccacagtctctgtagAGATAGAGGATTTTCACAGTCAATCTTCAGGAGTCTGTGGGAGGTGCTCAGTACTTCTCCAAAGGAAGGCAGTGAGTGCCGATGGAATTGGCAGTGTGAGTCTTGGCTCCCTGCCAGGAGTGGGGTTCAGAAGGCAGAGATTCATGATCCTTCTGAATGGTGAGTCTCGGGTAGGTGGAGTTGCTGGTTTGGGCCTAAATCCTCTCCCTTGAGAGAGGTGGTCATGTAGTGGGGATGGGAGTAGTTGGAGGCGTGAGTCTGGTGTCGCTCTGAGGAGAGAGCAGGTGTGCACATCAGAGATGCGTAGAGCTGGCTGGAGTGGGCATAGTTGAGTTAGTGAAGGTGATTAAGATAGCTGGGGTGGGATGGAGGCAAGGACTTTCAGGGGGAATGGATGGGGTTAGCTGCTGGCTCCCTGCCTGAAAGAGGAGTGTGGGAAAAGGTCCTGGAAGGCAGGCAGGACACTTGCTGCTTAGGCAAGTTGCAGGAATGGGTGGAGTTGTTGGTGTGGGTCCTTGAATAGTGGGGATGGTTATAGTTGGAAGTACAATCTGATGTCTGCCTGTAGAATTCACCAGATGTAGACAGTAGGGGCGGGTGGAGttgagttgggggtggggagagtctAGGTTCCTGGGGCAAGGACTTTCAGCAGGGATGGACTATGAAGGGGTGTGTAGGAAGCTATTTTAAACCTTCACTCTTGATGTTTGGAACCTTAAATTTTTCAGTAGTTGAATAATAAGACTATTGATAGAGATACAAAACACATTATCagattcttgcttttttttttttatcctgataTAGGACATGCTGTGAATCCCATAGTCTGAAGAAATGAAGGTCTAAGCAAGTGTCAGAATCCAACATACTTGAGGAACAGTTCAAATGTACAGCTTTCTGTAGCTGTCAAAGGAAGGAGGCTCTCCCAAACTCCGTACACTGAAGCCCAGGTTCATTTCCTCAAGCTACGTAGACTTTGCTGCTAGATTGGACTTTTAAATCATTCTAACAGTAGCAGTGCATTGAAGTGTGCTTCGTTGCTGTCTTCTCTGAAAGGAATAATGCTGTCAGCATGTCTGCACACTCCATGCTTTCTGAAAGGATTTCCATAGCCAAGGAACTGATCAAGAGAGCAGAATCACTGTCTAGATCAAGAAAAGGTGGCATAGAAGGTGGTGCAAAGCTGTGCAGCAAACTGAAGGCAGAATTAAAATTCTTACAGAAAATAGAGGCCGGGAAGGTGGCTATTAAAGAGTCCCATTTACAAAGCACGAATCTAACACACCTGAAAGCCATTGTGGAATCTGCAGAGAACCTAGAAGAGGTCGTTAGTGTTCTCCGTGTTTTCGGCTACACGGATACCTTTGGAGAAAAGCAGACTCTTGTGGTGGATGTCGTAGCAAATGGAGGTCATACCTGGGTCAAAGCCATTGGCCGGAAGGCTGAAGCACTGCACAACATCTGGCTGGGCAGGGGCCAGTATGGCGACAAGAGCATCATTGAGCAGGCTGAAGACTTCCTTCAGGCCAGTCGCCAGCAACCGGTGCAGTATAGCAACCCTCACATCGTGTTTGCATTTTACAACAGTGTCTCCAGCCCCATGGCAGAAAAGCTGAAAGATATGGGCATATCTGTAAGAGGAGACATCGTGGCGGTCAACTCTCTGCTCCATCACCCGGAGGAGTTACAGCCCAGCGAGAGTGAGTCAGACGATGAGGGCCAAGAACTTCTGCAGGTGACAAGAGTAGACCGAGCAAATGTACTGGCACGTGTTGCCTTTCCAACAGAGATCAAGGTTGATGTGTGCAAAAGGGTAAACCTGGACATTACTACTTTAATCACATACGTATCTGCCATGAGTTATGGAGGCTGCCACTTTATCTTCAAAGAAAAAGTGCTCACAGAGCAAGCAGAGCAAGAGAGGAAAGAGCAGGTTTTACCTCAGCTGGAAGCATTTATGAAGGACAAGGAgctgtttgcctgtgagtctgcTGTCAAGGATTTTCAGTCCATTCTAGATACCTTAGGGGGGcccggagagagagagagggcctcCGCACTAATTAAGCAAGTCAGTGTGGTACCGGACCAGCCTTCTGAGCGTGCCTTGAGATTAGTGGCGAGTTCAAAAATCAATAGCCGTTCGTTAACGATTTTTGGGACAGGAGATACCCTGAAAGCCATCACGATGACGGCCAATAGTGGTTTTGTCAGAGCTGCCAACAACCAGGGTGTTAAATTCAGTGTGTTCATCCATCAGCCTAGAGCACTCACCGAGAGTAAAGAGGCGTTAGCTATGCCCTTACCAAAAGATTTCACCAGCGATGGTGCACGCTAGTGCTGTCCCATAAGTGTTGTCGTGGAAATACGTTACTTATACCAAAGGCTGCCCTTCCCATCTaaattgggagaaaaaaaaataagtttatagtAAAAATAATATCTAGAACCCTTCCGTGTTTAAATAGAAGTTCTTTGTGTTCAGTTTAAGGTCTATAAATTAGAAAAAGCTCAAGAGACATCTTATATATCTGTGCATTACATTGCAAACTATATCATAGCAGGTAAAAACAAATACATCTGTGTAAGGCTTTTAGCTGTCGTATAatgcttttgttttcctctgttggGCTGCAGCCTCCACTGCAGGTAGTCACAGTTCATGGAATATGGCTCCTTGATTCTTGAATTCATTAAACATCTGGAGAAAACTCTGAGGCCTGCTTT includes:
- the C19H7orf25 gene encoding UPF0415 protein C7orf25 homolog codes for the protein MSAHSMLSERISIAKELIKRAESLSRSRKGGIEGGAKLCSKLKAELKFLQKIEAGKVAIKESHLQSTNLTHLKAIVESAENLEEVVSVLRVFGYTDTFGEKQTLVVDVVANGGHTWVKAIGRKAEALHNIWLGRGQYGDKSIIEQAEDFLQASRQQPVQYSNPHIVFAFYNSVSSPMAEKLKDMGISVRGDIVAVNSLLHHPEELQPSESESDDEGQELLQVTRVDRANVLARVAFPTEIKVDVCKRVNLDITTLITYVSAMSYGGCHFIFKEKVLTEQAEQERKEQVLPQLEAFMKDKELFACESAVKDFQSILDTLGGPGERERASALIKQVSVVPDQPSERALRLVASSKINSRSLTIFGTGDTLKAITMTANSGFVRAANNQGVKFSVFIHQPRALTESKEALAMPLPKDFTSDGAR